The following DNA comes from Terriglobales bacterium.
TTTCCTTAAGGGGGAAGCTATTTACTTTGATGGCAATCTAAGGCCTTTGGGTTCACGGACGCAATAAGAAAGTGTGTGCTCCGCGCATTTTGTTAGCAGTCAACCCAGGTGAGTGCGAATCAGTGGTGGAAGAAAAGATATGCAGCGCTGGCAAGGTCCACATAAAGATGGGCCAGGATGATCGGTAATATGCGCCGGCTTTTTGCATAGTAAACCGCGTAGACCGAAAACAGTGCCGCAATGGAGAGCATATTGGGCACGCCCTGATAGATGTGGTAGAGCGATTGAATACCTACACTAAAGATGCCCGCCAGCAGAAGGCTGTTCTTCCAGGCGATGATCTCAGACATGACGTAAGCGCGAACAATCAGCTCCTCGAAAAAAGCATTGAGCACCAGGAACACGACAACAATGATGGAAACATGTGTGCCCAGCATGGCGGCGGCGTTGTCCCAGCGCTGCACGTAATGTCCGGTCGCGCGATAGTACGCCCAATTGATGCAAACGTAGCAAACTCCAGAGGCGAACCAGGAGAGCAGGAACAAGCC
Coding sequences within:
- a CDS encoding CPBP family intramembrane glutamic endopeptidase; translated protein: MDLDSANPTLQETNKDSGPADPAPPSLPAAQQTPLSVRRLELLLLLGVAIGPPLLNAFFAYFLFGTAPRSPSYISFRLSAAIVQEAGSLALLSYILFRQGRTLRDIGLSFRLLDIPVSVGLFLLSWFASGVCYVCINWAYYRATGHYVQRWDNAAAMLGTHVSIIVVVFLVLNAFFEELIVRAYVMSEIIAWKNSLLLAGIFSVGIQSLYHIYQGVPNMLSIAALFSVYAVYYAKSRRILPIILAHLYVDLASAAYLFFHH